In Lysobacter firmicutimachus, one genomic interval encodes:
- a CDS encoding SH3 domain-containing protein has translation MRSAFRQPPAGRPSGARRTAALWSGALAVALTLGLAAQARPPATGVIGIEEGQLNADYWVRQQTHPDTPIFDRAAIAAQNRRLRELDPSVHDIEQLPARLPREQVRAWIQALSQPREETLYDERGDAVPAATLQALSDGLALDAIPAQQPRRYGMVVRRADLRTFPTRLRVFTSRGDTDIDRFQESALFPGTPVAIVHESADGRYWFVVSELYAAWVEKDRIAEGEAGEIFAYVRKTPYRIVTGATARTVHTPEQPGVSDVQLEMGVRVPWLADWPAQREVNGQHHYASHVIELPYRDDAGRLKFSPALLPRTADTASDYLPLTQAHLVRQGFKFFGERYGWGHSYNTRDCSGFVSEIYRSFGVQLPRNTRDQAVSPALNRIDLADDLGHDDRLALLKTLQVGDLIYIPGHVMMVVGHQDGWPYVIHDTTGITFRDRTGELARVRLNGVSVTPLVPLLFDREQPTVDRITSIQRIRP, from the coding sequence ATGCGTAGCGCTTTCCGCCAGCCACCCGCCGGCCGCCCGTCAGGCGCCCGTCGCACCGCCGCGCTGTGGAGCGGCGCCCTCGCCGTTGCCCTGACGCTGGGCCTGGCCGCGCAGGCGCGGCCGCCGGCGACCGGCGTGATCGGCATCGAGGAGGGGCAATTGAACGCCGACTACTGGGTCCGCCAGCAGACCCATCCCGATACCCCCATCTTCGACCGCGCCGCGATCGCCGCGCAGAACCGGCGCCTGCGCGAACTCGACCCTTCGGTGCACGACATCGAACAGCTGCCGGCACGGCTGCCGCGCGAACAGGTGCGGGCCTGGATCCAGGCCCTGTCGCAACCGCGCGAGGAGACCCTGTACGACGAACGCGGCGACGCCGTGCCCGCGGCGACGCTGCAGGCGCTGAGCGACGGCCTGGCGCTGGACGCGATCCCGGCGCAGCAACCGCGCCGCTACGGCATGGTGGTGCGCCGCGCCGATCTGCGCACCTTCCCGACCCGGCTGCGGGTGTTCACCAGCCGCGGCGACACCGACATCGACCGATTCCAGGAAAGCGCGCTGTTCCCCGGCACGCCGGTGGCGATCGTGCACGAAAGCGCGGACGGCCGGTACTGGTTCGTGGTCAGCGAACTGTATGCGGCCTGGGTCGAGAAGGACCGCATCGCCGAGGGCGAGGCCGGCGAGATCTTCGCCTATGTGCGCAAGACCCCGTACCGCATCGTCACCGGCGCCACCGCCCGCACCGTGCACACGCCCGAGCAGCCCGGCGTGTCCGACGTGCAACTGGAGATGGGCGTGCGCGTGCCGTGGCTGGCCGACTGGCCGGCGCAACGCGAGGTCAACGGCCAACACCATTACGCTTCGCATGTGATCGAGCTTCCGTATCGCGACGACGCCGGCCGGCTGAAGTTTTCCCCCGCCCTGCTGCCGCGCACCGCCGACACCGCGTCCGACTACTTGCCGCTGACTCAGGCCCACCTGGTCCGGCAAGGCTTCAAGTTCTTCGGCGAGCGTTACGGCTGGGGCCACTCCTACAACACTCGCGACTGCAGCGGCTTCGTGTCGGAGATCTACCGCAGCTTCGGCGTGCAGCTGCCGCGCAACACCCGCGACCAGGCGGTCAGCCCCGCGCTGAACCGCATCGACCTGGCCGACGACCTCGGCCACGACGACCGCCTGGCGCTGCTCAAGACGTTGCAGGTAGGCGACCTGATCTACATCCCCGGCCACGTGATGATGGTGGTCGGCCACCAGGACGGCTGGCCCTACGTGATCCACGACACCACCGGCATCACCTTCCGCGACCGCACCGGCGAACTGGCCCGGGTGCGGCTCAACGGCGTGTCGGTGACGCCGCTGGTGCCGCTGCTGTTCGATCGCGAACAACCTACCGTGGACCGCATCACCAGCATCCAGCGGATCCGTCCATGA
- a CDS encoding aldehyde dehydrogenase family protein, with the protein MDARADVLLEGRWQPSRDGVGEFRPTDPATGEALAPAFPVSGAGDAQAALAAACAVADELAAADPQRIAAFLDGYAQAIEDDAAELVALAHRETALPVEPRLAQVELPRTTGQLRQAARAAREYAWTEPTIDTVAGLRSHLAPLNKPVLVFGPNNFPFAFNAVAGSDFASAIAARNPVIAKLHPSHAATGRRLAQLAHRALLDAGLPAASVQALYQLRHTEGLRLAGDPRMGAIAFTGGRGTGLALKAAADAAGVPSYLELSSLNPVFLFEGALRARGAALAQEFVGSCTLGVGQFCTNPGLLVVPRGAAGDAFVAAAAERMAAAPGGAVFSQGVRDHYLSALAQWRSLGASALAGDAPADGPGYRVRPALFCIDAAQFLTKPGLQTEAFGPASLIVRTADVAEAVAVIGALDGQLTGTLYADAEDRAARDAVAAALRPKVGRLIGGRMPTGVAVSAAMNHGGPYPSTGHPGFTAVGLPAAIRRFAALHCYDHIDDGHLPVELRDRGPAGMMRKIDGHWTASAVGESA; encoded by the coding sequence ATGGACGCGCGCGCAGACGTCCTGCTGGAAGGCCGCTGGCAGCCTTCGCGCGACGGTGTCGGCGAGTTCCGTCCCACCGATCCCGCCACGGGCGAAGCGCTGGCGCCGGCGTTCCCGGTGTCCGGCGCCGGCGACGCGCAGGCGGCGCTGGCCGCGGCCTGCGCGGTCGCCGACGAGTTGGCCGCGGCCGATCCGCAGCGCATCGCCGCCTTCCTCGACGGCTATGCCCAGGCGATCGAGGACGATGCGGCGGAGTTGGTCGCGCTGGCCCATCGCGAGACCGCCTTGCCGGTCGAGCCGCGTCTGGCCCAGGTCGAGCTGCCGCGCACCACCGGCCAGTTGCGACAGGCCGCACGCGCGGCGCGCGAGTACGCCTGGACCGAGCCGACCATCGATACCGTCGCCGGCTTGCGCTCGCATCTGGCGCCGTTGAACAAGCCGGTGCTGGTGTTCGGGCCGAACAATTTTCCGTTCGCCTTCAATGCGGTGGCCGGCAGCGATTTCGCTTCGGCGATCGCCGCGCGCAACCCGGTGATCGCCAAGCTGCATCCTTCGCATGCGGCGACCGGACGGCGCCTGGCGCAGCTAGCGCATCGCGCCTTGCTCGACGCCGGCCTGCCGGCGGCGTCGGTGCAGGCGCTGTACCAGCTTCGCCACACGGAAGGCCTGCGCCTGGCCGGCGACCCGCGGATGGGCGCGATCGCCTTCACCGGCGGCCGCGGTACCGGGCTGGCGCTGAAGGCGGCGGCGGACGCGGCCGGCGTGCCGTCCTATCTGGAGCTCTCCAGCCTCAACCCGGTGTTCCTGTTCGAAGGGGCGTTGCGGGCCCGCGGCGCGGCCCTGGCGCAGGAGTTCGTGGGTTCGTGCACGCTCGGCGTCGGCCAGTTCTGCACCAACCCCGGCTTGTTGGTGGTGCCGCGGGGCGCGGCCGGCGACGCCTTCGTCGCGGCCGCGGCCGAGCGCATGGCCGCCGCGCCGGGAGGGGCGGTGTTCTCGCAAGGCGTGCGCGATCACTACCTGAGCGCCTTGGCGCAGTGGCGCAGTCTGGGCGCGTCCGCGCTGGCGGGAGACGCGCCTGCCGATGGCCCCGGTTATCGAGTGCGTCCGGCGCTGTTCTGCATCGACGCAGCGCAATTCCTGACGAAGCCTGGACTACAGACCGAGGCATTCGGCCCGGCGAGCCTGATCGTGCGCACGGCCGATGTCGCCGAAGCGGTCGCGGTGATCGGCGCGCTCGACGGCCAGCTCACCGGCACCCTCTACGCGGACGCCGAAGATCGCGCCGCGCGCGACGCGGTCGCGGCGGCGCTGCGGCCGAAGGTGGGGCGCCTGATCGGCGGCCGCATGCCGACCGGAGTCGCAGTGAGCGCGGCGATGAACCACGGCGGACCGTACCCGAGCACCGGTCACCCCGGTTTCACCGCGGTCGGTCTGCCGGCGGCGATCCGGCGTTTCGCTGCGCTGCATTGCTACGACCACATCGACGACGGACATCTGCCGGTCGAACTTCGCGATCGCGGCCCGGCCGGAATGATGCGCAAGATCGACGGACACTGGACCGCCTCGGCGGTGGGAGAATCGGCATGA
- a CDS encoding transglutaminase-like domain-containing protein, which produces MPARRSRSAALALGLAFALPAALVLDLIVPAWAAQSEAGADAAASASRQAEQALAAIRALIDGGDFRDAAARIERSLSLPGLSPKLRRAIAFERERMRRIRLDFSLDREQAQAKLRTQIPDLRGEEFAAWDRAGLLEHQVIDGDKRYFQRAPSNLFRLSDEALKRRRADAKPLSVGPMERLNPHHAEVRDAALERGYGAPRRVRITHSLTVAADAVPAGQRLRAWLPYPRAIAHQQEAIDFLASVPAQHRIAPESASQRTVYLEQVAHAGRPTRFEVRYELTVYGQYRAIDPDNVIAAPVDDETRPHLGERLPHEAHTEALRKFSREVVGDETRPYYIAKKLYAAVDRIPWAGAREYSTISNISDYALHAGHADCGQQTLLLMALLRLNGIPARWQSGWVFGDDGYTNMHDWAWMYLAPYGWVPVDVTTGRFDSADPQLADFYFGGLDAYRVAYNDDYGREFVPAKTHERSETVDSQRGEVEWEGGNLYFDQWDYDYQAQVLPATK; this is translated from the coding sequence TTGCCTGCGCGGCGCAGCCGTTCGGCTGCGCTGGCCCTGGGGCTGGCGTTCGCGTTGCCGGCGGCGCTGGTGCTGGACCTGATCGTGCCTGCCTGGGCAGCGCAGAGCGAGGCCGGCGCCGATGCCGCCGCCTCGGCTTCGCGCCAGGCCGAGCAAGCCCTGGCCGCGATCCGCGCCCTGATCGACGGCGGCGACTTCCGCGACGCCGCGGCGCGCATCGAACGCTCGCTCAGCCTGCCTGGGCTCAGCCCCAAGCTGCGCCGGGCGATCGCCTTCGAACGCGAGCGCATGCGCCGCATCCGCCTGGATTTCAGCCTCGACCGCGAGCAGGCCCAGGCCAAGTTGCGCACTCAGATTCCCGACCTGCGCGGCGAGGAATTCGCCGCCTGGGATCGCGCCGGGTTGCTCGAGCACCAGGTCATCGACGGCGACAAGCGTTACTTCCAGCGCGCCCCGTCGAACCTGTTCCGGCTCAGCGACGAGGCGCTGAAGCGGCGCCGCGCGGACGCCAAGCCGCTCAGCGTGGGGCCGATGGAGCGGCTCAACCCGCATCATGCCGAGGTCCGCGACGCCGCGCTGGAGCGCGGTTACGGCGCGCCGCGGCGGGTGCGCATCACCCACTCGCTGACCGTCGCCGCCGATGCGGTGCCGGCCGGGCAGCGCCTGCGCGCCTGGCTGCCGTACCCGCGCGCGATCGCGCACCAGCAAGAGGCGATCGACTTCCTCGCCAGCGTCCCGGCGCAGCACCGCATCGCGCCGGAGTCGGCGTCGCAGCGCACGGTCTATCTGGAACAGGTCGCGCACGCCGGCCGGCCGACCCGGTTCGAGGTCCGCTACGAACTTACCGTCTACGGTCAGTACCGGGCGATCGACCCGGACAACGTGATCGCCGCGCCGGTCGACGACGAGACCCGGCCGCATCTGGGCGAACGCCTGCCGCACGAGGCCCATACCGAGGCGCTGCGCAAGTTCTCGCGCGAGGTCGTCGGCGACGAGACCCGGCCGTACTACATCGCCAAGAAACTCTACGCCGCCGTGGACCGCATTCCCTGGGCCGGCGCGCGCGAGTACTCGACGATCTCCAACATCTCCGACTACGCCCTGCACGCCGGCCATGCCGACTGCGGCCAGCAGACGTTGCTGCTGATGGCGCTGCTGCGGCTCAACGGCATCCCCGCGCGCTGGCAGTCCGGCTGGGTGTTCGGCGACGACGGCTACACCAACATGCACGACTGGGCCTGGATGTACCTGGCGCCGTACGGCTGGGTGCCGGTGGACGTGACCACCGGGCGCTTCGACAGCGCCGATCCGCAATTGGCCGATTTCTACTTCGGCGGCCTGGACGCGTACCGGGTGGCCTACAACGACGATTACGGCCGCGAGTTCGTTCCGGCCAAGACGCACGAACGCTCCGAAACCGTGGATTCGCAACGGGGCGAGGTCGAGTGGGAAGGGGGAAATCTCTACTTCGACCAGTGGGACTACGACTACCAAGCGCAGGTGCTGCCCGCAACGAAGTAA
- a CDS encoding DUF885 domain-containing protein, with protein sequence MTPSRPRYLRASRAALTVALSLALGALPAFAAEPAAASVAAQRSEDAVGARFKALYTREWKWRQAQFAGGDDEDVQGQPSDKLPKVDPASQAARERYWAQVMEELDAIDKSQLRGEDPVNYEVFRQQIQSLLANQRLRSWEMPFNSDSAFWTNLGFTARRPIRDAEGYRRYLGQLRDIPRYFDEQIANMRAGLDRGYSVPRATLGGRDVSIKEVLDAKLEDNLFYTPFKQMPANLPAAEQARLRAEAARAIDEAVLPAYRKLLAFMREEYMTRARTTLAAEALPDGEALYRAKIREYTTLDLAPAQIHEIGLAEVAKIRAQMDQTIAKTGFKGSFAEFLHYLRTDPKFYPKTGDELLMRASWLAKRVDGQIGELIGLLPRQRFAIKPVPPDLAPFYTAGRGGRDVYLLNTYDLPSRPLFNLAALTLHESAPGHSLQTSLAAEHEGLPDFRRYTYISAYGEGWALYSEKLGIEMNLYDTPYDYFGYLTYQMWRASRLVVDTGVHHLGWSRERAQAFLRDNTALSEHEIQTEVDRYIGWPGQALSYYLGQMSIERSRAKAEQALGRDFDIRAFHDAILALGSVPLPVLEQRVDRFIVESREKAAARQAKAAGADSGKAGAGGGRR encoded by the coding sequence ATGACCCCGAGCCGCCCCCGCTACCTGCGCGCCTCCCGCGCTGCGTTGACCGTCGCCCTGTCGCTCGCGCTGGGCGCGTTGCCGGCGTTCGCCGCCGAGCCCGCTGCCGCGTCCGTCGCCGCGCAGCGCAGCGAAGACGCGGTCGGCGCACGCTTCAAGGCGCTGTACACCCGCGAATGGAAATGGCGCCAGGCCCAGTTCGCCGGCGGCGACGACGAAGACGTGCAGGGCCAGCCCTCGGACAAGCTGCCCAAGGTCGACCCGGCCAGCCAGGCCGCGCGCGAGCGCTACTGGGCGCAGGTGATGGAGGAACTGGACGCGATCGACAAGTCGCAGCTGCGCGGCGAGGACCCGGTCAACTACGAGGTGTTCCGCCAGCAGATCCAGAGCCTGCTCGCCAACCAGCGCCTGCGCAGCTGGGAAATGCCGTTCAACAGCGACAGCGCGTTTTGGACCAACCTGGGCTTCACCGCGCGCCGGCCGATCCGCGACGCCGAAGGCTATCGCCGCTACCTCGGCCAGTTGCGCGACATCCCGCGCTACTTCGACGAACAGATCGCCAACATGCGCGCCGGGCTCGACCGCGGCTACAGCGTGCCGCGCGCGACCCTGGGCGGGCGCGACGTCTCGATCAAGGAAGTGCTGGACGCCAAGCTCGAGGACAACCTGTTCTACACCCCGTTCAAGCAGATGCCGGCCAACCTGCCGGCGGCGGAACAGGCGCGGCTGCGCGCCGAGGCCGCGCGCGCGATCGACGAGGCGGTCTTGCCGGCGTATCGCAAGCTGCTCGCGTTCATGCGCGAGGAATACATGACCCGCGCACGCACCACTCTGGCCGCCGAGGCCCTGCCCGACGGCGAGGCGCTGTACCGGGCGAAGATCCGCGAATACACCACGCTCGACCTGGCGCCGGCGCAGATCCACGAGATCGGCCTGGCCGAAGTGGCCAAGATCCGCGCGCAGATGGACCAGACCATCGCCAAGACCGGCTTCAAGGGCAGTTTCGCCGAATTCCTGCACTACCTGCGCACCGACCCCAAGTTCTATCCCAAGACCGGCGACGAGCTGCTGATGCGCGCGTCGTGGCTGGCCAAGCGCGTCGACGGACAGATCGGCGAGCTCATCGGTCTGTTGCCGCGCCAGCGTTTCGCGATCAAGCCGGTGCCGCCGGACCTGGCGCCGTTCTACACCGCCGGCCGCGGCGGCCGCGATGTGTACTTGCTCAATACCTACGACCTGCCGTCGCGGCCCTTGTTCAACCTGGCCGCGTTGACCCTGCACGAATCGGCGCCGGGGCATTCGCTGCAGACCTCGCTGGCCGCCGAACACGAGGGCCTGCCGGACTTCCGCCGCTACACCTATATCTCCGCCTATGGCGAGGGCTGGGCGCTGTATTCGGAGAAGCTCGGCATCGAGATGAACCTGTACGACACGCCGTACGATTACTTCGGCTATCTGACCTACCAGATGTGGCGGGCCAGCCGGCTGGTGGTCGATACCGGCGTGCACCACCTGGGCTGGAGCCGCGAGCGCGCCCAGGCCTTCCTGCGCGACAACACCGCGCTCAGCGAGCACGAGATCCAGACCGAAGTCGACCGTTACATCGGCTGGCCGGGACAGGCCTTGTCGTACTACCTCGGGCAGATGAGCATCGAGCGCTCGCGGGCCAAGGCCGAGCAGGCGCTGGGCCGGGACTTCGACATCCGCGCCTTCCACGACGCGATCCTGGCCCTGGGCTCGGTACCGTTGCCGGTGCTGGAGCAGCGGGTGGACCGGTTCATCGTCGAGAGCCGCGAGAAGGCGGCGGCGAGGCAGGCCAAGGCGGCCGGTGCGGACAGCGGCAAGGCGGGAGCCGGCGGCGGCAGGCGCTGA
- a CDS encoding Xaa-Pro peptidase family protein codes for MSQIGGLTLEQARAQLAPWSERAPAIGAAEYQQRIERARALMRAQGRDALLIGAGTSLRYFAGVPWGASERLVALLLTLDGDPVLIAPGFEAGSLSHVLHIPAQPRLWEEHEDPHALVATTLRERGASRLALDPGAAFAIYAGLRAAAPNLDIADATAIVDGCRARKSPAELALMYQATAMTLQVQRLAAGLAEEGVTTTALRRFIDEAHRALGADNGSTFCIVQFGEATAYPHGIPGEQSLREGELVLIDTGCAVQGYQSDITRTYICGRADAEQTRIWELEREAQAAAFAAVRPGVSGEAVDRAARQVLERAGLGPDYRLPGLPHRTGHGCGMSVHEAPYLVRGNTLGLESGNCCSNEPMIVVPNRFGVRLEDHFHVTEDGARWFTQPSPAIDRPFAD; via the coding sequence ATGAGTCAGATCGGCGGTTTGACCCTGGAGCAGGCGCGGGCGCAACTGGCGCCGTGGAGCGAACGTGCGCCGGCGATCGGCGCCGCCGAATACCAGCAGCGCATCGAGCGCGCCCGCGCGCTGATGCGCGCACAAGGGCGCGATGCGCTGCTGATCGGCGCAGGCACCTCGCTGCGCTACTTCGCCGGTGTGCCCTGGGGCGCGAGCGAGCGCCTGGTGGCGCTGCTGCTGACGCTGGACGGCGATCCGGTGCTGATCGCGCCGGGGTTCGAAGCCGGTTCGCTGTCGCACGTGCTGCACATCCCGGCGCAGCCGCGGTTGTGGGAGGAACACGAAGACCCTCATGCGCTGGTCGCGACGACCTTGCGCGAGCGCGGCGCGAGCCGGCTGGCGCTGGACCCGGGCGCGGCGTTCGCGATCTACGCCGGCCTGCGCGCGGCGGCGCCGAACCTGGACATCGCCGACGCGACGGCGATCGTCGACGGGTGCCGCGCGCGCAAATCGCCGGCCGAGTTGGCGCTGATGTACCAGGCGACGGCGATGACCCTGCAGGTACAGCGGCTCGCCGCCGGCCTGGCCGAGGAGGGCGTGACCACCACGGCGCTGCGCCGCTTCATCGACGAGGCCCATCGTGCGCTCGGCGCCGACAACGGCTCGACCTTCTGCATCGTCCAGTTCGGCGAGGCCACCGCGTATCCGCACGGCATCCCCGGCGAGCAAAGCCTGCGCGAGGGCGAATTGGTGCTGATCGACACCGGCTGCGCGGTGCAGGGGTATCAGTCCGACATCACCCGCACCTACATCTGCGGCCGCGCCGACGCCGAGCAGACCCGGATCTGGGAACTGGAACGCGAGGCGCAGGCGGCGGCCTTCGCCGCGGTCCGTCCCGGGGTCAGCGGCGAAGCGGTCGACCGCGCCGCCCGCCAGGTGCTGGAGCGCGCCGGCCTGGGCCCGGACTACCGCCTGCCGGGCCTGCCGCACCGCACCGGCCACGGCTGCGGTATGAGCGTGCACGAGGCGCCCTACCTGGTGCGCGGCAATACGCTGGGTCTGGAAAGCGGCAATTGCTGCTCCAACGAGCCGATGATCGTGGTGCCGAACCGCTTCGGGGTCCGGCTGGAGGACCATTTCCATGTCACCGAGGACGGCGCGCGCTGGTTCACCCAGCCTTCGCCGGCGATCGACCGGCCGTTCGCGGACTGA
- a CDS encoding dipeptide epimerase — translation MKITDIRFGMLRVPLKTPFKTALRTVDTVEDIVVTIHTDTGHIGYGEAPATAVITGDTHGSIVEAIRKFISPRLIGQEIANLNRITGLIQGAIEKNSSAKAAVEIAVYDLFGQLYGAPLYKMLGGGDPVITTDITISVDYIEKMVADSIAACDRGFESLKIKVGKDIGVDIERVKAIYAAVEGRALLRLDANQGWTAKQAVYALQTLEDAGVRLELVEQPVKAQDLDGMKYVTDRVHTPIMADESVFGPAEVIDLIRMRAADIINIKLMKTGGLSKAIQIADIAAMYGVDCMIGCMIETSISVAAAVHLAVAKANVITKVDLDGPSLCAFNPVDGGVIFNESEITVTDAPGLGIREIRGLEPLPA, via the coding sequence ATGAAGATCACCGACATCCGATTCGGCATGCTGCGGGTACCGCTCAAGACGCCGTTCAAGACCGCATTGCGCACCGTCGATACGGTCGAGGACATCGTCGTGACCATCCATACCGACACCGGCCATATCGGCTACGGCGAGGCGCCGGCGACGGCGGTGATCACCGGCGACACCCACGGCTCGATCGTCGAGGCGATCCGCAAGTTCATCTCGCCGCGCCTGATCGGCCAGGAGATCGCCAACCTCAACCGCATCACCGGCCTGATCCAGGGCGCGATCGAGAAGAACTCCAGCGCCAAGGCCGCGGTCGAGATCGCGGTCTACGACCTGTTCGGCCAACTCTACGGCGCGCCGTTGTACAAGATGCTCGGCGGCGGCGATCCGGTCATCACCACCGACATCACCATCAGCGTCGACTACATCGAGAAAATGGTCGCCGACTCGATCGCCGCCTGCGACCGCGGCTTCGAGTCGCTGAAGATCAAGGTCGGCAAGGACATCGGCGTCGACATCGAGCGGGTCAAGGCGATCTACGCCGCGGTCGAAGGCCGCGCCCTGCTGCGCCTGGACGCCAACCAGGGCTGGACCGCCAAGCAGGCGGTGTACGCGCTCCAGACCCTGGAAGATGCGGGCGTGCGTCTCGAACTGGTCGAGCAACCGGTCAAGGCCCAGGACCTGGACGGGATGAAGTACGTGACCGACCGGGTCCACACCCCGATCATGGCCGACGAGAGCGTGTTCGGCCCGGCCGAGGTCATCGACCTGATCCGGATGCGCGCGGCGGACATCATCAACATCAAGCTGATGAAGACCGGCGGCTTGTCCAAGGCGATCCAGATCGCCGACATCGCGGCGATGTACGGCGTCGACTGCATGATCGGCTGCATGATCGAGACCAGCATCAGCGTCGCCGCCGCCGTCCACCTGGCGGTGGCCAAGGCCAATGTGATCACCAAGGTCGACCTGGACGGTCCCTCGCTGTGCGCATTCAATCCTGTCGACGGCGGGGTTATCTTCAACGAGTCGGAGATCACCGTCACCGACGCGCCCGGGCTGGGCATCCGCGAGATCCGCGGGTTGGAGCCGTTGCCGGCCTGA
- a CDS encoding MurR/RpiR family transcriptional regulator, translated as MSPLLKIRSERDQMSAIERRIADYLLENAHLLRDYSSQQLANALGISQSSVVKFSQKLGFKGYPDLKYSIGEAVARGDAQDEGAVAEAIDTDPHVALAERLWHAKTRAEEETRLINPPERIEAIAEAVQNARRVFIIGLGEDGIPARALALKLAMIGILGVHHFDPVLMTASTASANAQDVLLVFSEFGKQTVLCHLARSFAATGGKVVSVTRHTPNPLRAHADYALLVSAHDERAHIEPLLYQSALQQLLDLIFILLCEHGQGRLSQLDSSAERIQDMLDT; from the coding sequence ATGTCGCCCTTGCTCAAGATCCGCTCCGAACGCGACCAGATGTCGGCGATCGAACGCCGGATCGCCGATTACCTGCTGGAGAACGCGCACCTGCTGCGCGACTATTCCTCGCAGCAGCTGGCCAACGCGCTGGGCATCAGCCAGTCGAGCGTGGTCAAGTTCAGCCAGAAGCTCGGCTTCAAGGGCTACCCCGACCTCAAGTACTCGATCGGCGAGGCGGTGGCGCGCGGCGACGCCCAGGACGAAGGCGCGGTGGCCGAGGCCATCGATACCGATCCGCACGTTGCCCTGGCCGAACGCCTGTGGCACGCCAAGACCCGCGCCGAGGAAGAGACCCGGCTGATCAACCCGCCCGAGCGCATCGAAGCCATCGCCGAGGCGGTGCAGAACGCGCGCCGGGTGTTCATCATCGGCCTGGGCGAGGACGGCATCCCGGCACGCGCGCTGGCGCTGAAGCTGGCGATGATCGGCATCCTCGGCGTGCACCATTTCGATCCGGTGCTGATGACCGCCAGCACCGCCAGCGCCAACGCCCAGGACGTGCTGCTGGTGTTTTCCGAGTTCGGCAAGCAGACCGTGCTCTGCCACCTGGCGCGCAGCTTCGCCGCGACCGGCGGCAAGGTAGTGTCGGTGACCCGGCACACGCCCAACCCGCTGCGCGCCCACGCCGATTACGCGTTGCTGGTTTCGGCCCACGACGAACGCGCGCATATCGAGCCGTTGCTGTACCAATCGGCGCTGCAGCAGTTGCTCGACCTGATCTTCATCCTGCTGTGCGAGCACGGGCAGGGCCGGCTCAGTCAGCTCGACAGCAGCGCCGAGCGGATCCAGGACATGCTCGACACCTGA